The Claveliimonas bilis genome window below encodes:
- the pfkA gene encoding 6-phosphofructokinase has translation MAAEKVIRTIGVLTSGGDAPGMNAAIRAVVRTALGKGVKVRGIRKGYQGLLDEEIIDLTARDVSDTIQRGGTILQTARCEEMRTEEGQQKAAAICKKYGIDGLVVIGGDGSFAGAQKLANLGINTIGLPGTIDLDIACTEYTIGFDTAVNTAMEAIDKVRDTSTSHERCSIIEVMGRDAGYLALWCGIANGAERILLPEEHDFNEEAIIADIQECRKRGKKNYIIINAEGIGGSIEMAKRIEEATGMETRATILGHMQRGGSPTCKDRVYASIMGAKAVELLLEGKSNRVVGYRHGEYVDFDIDEALNMQKGIPAYQYEIARELAL, from the coding sequence ATGGCAGCAGAAAAAGTGATTCGTACAATTGGAGTTTTGACCAGCGGAGGCGATGCGCCCGGAATGAATGCAGCGATTCGTGCCGTTGTTCGTACAGCATTGGGAAAAGGCGTAAAGGTAAGAGGAATCCGTAAAGGATATCAGGGCCTTCTGGATGAGGAGATTATCGATCTGACTGCAAGAGATGTATCTGATACAATTCAAAGAGGAGGAACAATCCTTCAGACAGCACGCTGTGAAGAAATGCGTACAGAAGAAGGACAGCAGAAAGCAGCAGCTATCTGCAAAAAGTATGGAATCGACGGACTGGTAGTCATCGGAGGGGACGGTTCCTTTGCAGGAGCACAGAAACTGGCAAATCTGGGAATCAATACCATCGGTCTTCCGGGAACCATTGACCTTGATATTGCATGTACCGAATATACCATTGGATTTGATACAGCTGTAAATACGGCAATGGAAGCAATCGATAAAGTCAGAGATACATCCACTTCTCATGAGAGATGTTCTATTATTGAAGTTATGGGCCGTGATGCAGGTTATCTTGCTCTGTGGTGCGGTATTGCAAACGGAGCAGAGCGTATCCTTCTTCCGGAGGAGCACGACTTTAACGAAGAAGCGATCATCGCAGATATTCAGGAATGCCGGAAGCGTGGAAAGAAGAATTACATTATCATTAATGCAGAAGGTATCGGCGGTTCCATTGAGATGGCAAAGAGAATTGAGGAAGCAACAGGAATGGAAACAAGAGCAACCATTCTGGGACACATGCAGCGCGGCGGAAGCCCTACATGTAAAGACCGTGTATATGCTTCCATTATGGGCGCAAAGGCAGTGGAGCTTCTTCTGGAAGGAAAGAGCAACCGTGTAGTAGGCTACAGACATGGTGAGTATGTAGACTTTGATATTGATGAAGCGCTGAATATGCAGAAGGGCATTCCGGCGTACCAGTATGAAATTGCAAGAGAGTTGGCGCTGTAA
- a CDS encoding DUF1934 domain-containing protein, with translation MTKDVLISISGLHFDMEGDNGNGEPVEIITPASYYLKNGKHYVLYDEVVEGVPGKIKNTIKITDSDMFEIRKSGIANTHMVFERGKMNMTSYETPFGEMMVGIHTRNITTEVEQEKIDVHITYALDVNNEPLADCEIDVKICPIRREDGAVVGS, from the coding sequence ATGACAAAAGATGTATTGATCAGTATTTCCGGTCTCCATTTTGATATGGAAGGAGACAATGGGAACGGTGAGCCGGTAGAGATCATAACTCCGGCTTCCTACTATCTGAAGAACGGAAAGCATTATGTGCTGTACGATGAGGTAGTAGAGGGAGTTCCCGGAAAAATAAAAAATACAATTAAAATTACAGACAGCGATATGTTTGAAATCCGGAAATCCGGCATTGCAAATACCCACATGGTGTTTGAACGGGGAAAAATGAATATGACATCTTATGAAACTCCATTTGGAGAGATGATGGTAGGAATCCACACAAGAAATATTACAACAGAGGTGGAGCAGGAAAAAATAGATGTGCATATCACCTATGCCCTGGATGTCAATAACGAACCGTTGGCCGACTGTGAGATTGATGTGAAGATCTGTCCGATCCGCAGAGAGGATGGGGCAGTAGTAGGTTCTTGA
- the cls gene encoding cardiolipin synthase has product MLELIGDGAQMGFWWIMDHLLFINIFLSILIIFFQRKNPMTVWAWLLILYFIPVLGFGLYLLLGQNFRKDRMFKMKEIEGEVKYTIRRQEESIYRKKLRLRDPEQERFKHLILYNLNEAEAVLTDNNDIQIYTDGKEKFQALLNEMEHARNYIHLQYYIIKNDELWQEIEEVLIRKARQGVEVRVLFDSMGCRTMRNSDWVRLENAGIQVAEFFPAILGNLQLRINYRNHRKIVVIDGRIGFVGGFNIGREYIGKDKKFGYWRDTHICIEGSAVTSLAVRFVLDWNYAARENLFLEDRIFEIPTYIRSGRDPVQIISSGPDSKSQVIRNNYLRLIHLAKKSIYIQTPYFIPDDAILESLKIAAKSGIDVRIMIPCKPDHPFVYWATYSYMGDMVEAGARCYTYDRGFLHSKCMCVDGLVTCMGTANMDIRSFSLNFEVNATIYSARTTIKLQEAFENDIPYCTLITRKKYKARSLYIRFKEQFCRLLSPLL; this is encoded by the coding sequence ATGCTGGAACTTATTGGGGACGGAGCGCAGATGGGTTTCTGGTGGATTATGGACCATCTGCTTTTTATCAATATATTTCTTTCTATCCTGATCATATTTTTTCAGAGAAAAAATCCGATGACAGTGTGGGCGTGGCTTCTGATCCTGTATTTTATTCCGGTTCTGGGCTTCGGTCTGTATTTGCTTCTGGGACAGAACTTCCGAAAAGACAGAATGTTTAAGATGAAGGAGATCGAAGGGGAAGTAAAATATACGATCCGAAGGCAGGAAGAGTCAATCTATCGAAAGAAACTAAGGCTTAGAGATCCGGAGCAGGAACGATTCAAACATCTGATCCTTTACAATCTGAACGAGGCGGAGGCAGTGCTTACCGACAATAATGATATACAGATCTATACAGATGGAAAGGAAAAATTTCAGGCACTTTTAAATGAGATGGAACATGCCAGAAATTATATCCATCTGCAGTACTATATCATTAAGAATGATGAACTTTGGCAGGAAATAGAAGAAGTGCTGATAAGGAAAGCGAGACAGGGTGTGGAAGTGCGCGTTCTCTTTGACAGCATGGGATGCCGAACTATGCGCAACAGCGACTGGGTAAGACTGGAAAACGCCGGCATACAGGTGGCAGAGTTTTTCCCGGCTATCCTGGGAAATCTGCAGCTTAGGATCAATTACCGGAACCACAGGAAGATTGTGGTGATCGATGGGCGGATCGGATTTGTAGGCGGTTTTAATATCGGAAGAGAGTACATTGGAAAGGATAAGAAATTCGGCTACTGGAGGGATACGCATATTTGTATAGAAGGATCGGCAGTCACCTCGCTGGCTGTGAGATTTGTTCTGGACTGGAATTACGCGGCCCGGGAAAATCTGTTTCTGGAAGACCGGATTTTTGAAATCCCCACTTATATACGCAGCGGGCGGGATCCGGTGCAGATCATATCCAGCGGTCCGGACTCCAAAAGCCAGGTTATCCGGAACAATTACCTTAGATTGATCCATCTGGCAAAGAAGAGCATTTATATTCAAACGCCCTATTTCATTCCGGATGACGCTATTCTGGAATCCCTGAAGATTGCGGCCAAATCCGGTATTGATGTAAGGATCATGATCCCCTGTAAACCGGACCATCCTTTTGTTTATTGGGCGACTTATTCCTATATGGGGGATATGGTGGAAGCGGGGGCCAGATGCTATACCTACGACAGAGGATTTCTGCATTCCAAATGTATGTGCGTAGATGGACTTGTTACCTGCATGGGGACTGCAAATATGGACATCCGCAGCTTCAGTCTGAACTTTGAAGTAAATGCCACGATATACAGCGCCAGGACAACAATAAAACTGCAGGAAGCTTTTGAAAATGATATTCCTTACTGTACGCTGATCACAAGAAAGAAATACAAGGCAAGAAGCCTTTATATACGATTCAAGGAACAGTTCTGCCGTCTTCTGTCACCGCTTTTATAG
- the tig gene encoding trigger factor: MKKKAVVLFAGLLACSAMLGGCGGNQASNDYVKVGGYKGIEVDKVEDKQEVSDEDVDNYIQAVRQQNMAEAEGAAAEDGDTVNIDFVGKMDGQEFDGGSAQGQEVTIGSGSFIDGFEDSIIGHKAGETYDWNGQFPDPYENKPEYARKPVTFTITVNSVMRMPELTDEFVQTVSEESKTVDEYKEEVKKLLEDSAEDNYQYDLESEAWETVVEKAEVISYPEDEVKEAEEQIINNYKSLAEAYGMEYEDYITSQGEEVEDFEKQVNEVAKNSVKQKYLAQAIAEKEKLTLTDKEYEEEFKKLAEEYGYPDVDTMKESASEDELKNIVLQNKVKEWLADNCIQVVNESAE, encoded by the coding sequence ATGAAAAAGAAAGCAGTTGTATTATTTGCCGGACTTCTTGCATGTTCTGCAATGCTGGGAGGCTGCGGCGGAAATCAGGCGTCCAATGATTATGTAAAAGTGGGCGGATATAAAGGAATTGAAGTGGACAAGGTAGAAGACAAGCAGGAAGTAAGCGACGAGGATGTAGACAACTATATTCAGGCTGTGCGTCAGCAGAATATGGCAGAAGCAGAAGGCGCTGCAGCAGAAGACGGAGATACTGTCAATATTGATTTTGTAGGAAAAATGGATGGCCAGGAGTTTGACGGAGGTTCTGCCCAGGGTCAGGAAGTTACCATCGGATCAGGAAGTTTTATTGATGGATTCGAAGACAGTATCATCGGCCATAAAGCAGGGGAAACTTACGACTGGAACGGTCAGTTCCCGGATCCCTATGAGAATAAGCCGGAATATGCCAGAAAACCGGTTACATTTACGATCACAGTCAATTCTGTTATGCGTATGCCGGAATTGACAGATGAGTTTGTACAAACTGTTTCGGAAGAGTCCAAGACAGTAGATGAATACAAAGAAGAAGTAAAGAAACTCCTGGAGGACAGCGCGGAAGATAACTACCAGTATGACCTGGAGAGTGAAGCCTGGGAGACAGTGGTTGAAAAGGCTGAGGTGATAAGCTATCCGGAAGATGAGGTCAAGGAGGCAGAAGAGCAGATCATCAATAATTACAAGAGTCTTGCAGAAGCATACGGCATGGAATATGAAGATTATATTACCAGCCAGGGTGAGGAAGTAGAAGATTTTGAAAAACAGGTCAATGAAGTAGCAAAGAACAGTGTAAAACAGAAATATCTTGCACAGGCTATTGCAGAGAAAGAAAAACTGACGCTGACAGACAAAGAATATGAAGAGGAATTTAAGAAGCTGGCAGAAGAATACGGATATCCGGATGTTGATACCATGAAGGAATCAGCCAGCGAGGATGAACTGAAGAACATTGTGCTTCAGAATAAAGTAAAAGAATGGCTGGCCGACAACTGTATACAGGTTGTCAATGAATCAGCCGAGTAA
- a CDS encoding GIY-YIG nuclease family protein, whose protein sequence is MKSRGKSINLFLMDGEATGRIKCTLANWTGVAYKIPRTELEKCKDREDLKQSGVYFLFGISDDSGKDMVYIGQAGSRKNGEGILNRLQEHKRNPEKDYWTEAIVFTTSNNSFGPTEISYLENRFCNLALAANRYEVKNGNDPTHGNITEEKECEMEEFIDNAKVVMGTLGHKLFEPLRKPASEQEGEISEKADSDVRLHLERNIKNVGKVEANGMQTSEGFVVLQGSHISPSDDDTIPAVIKERRRKARVDESFVLQEDVLFNSPSYAAMFVIGKSANGLTSWKNEAGITLKAMERNGDLE, encoded by the coding sequence ATGAAATCACGGGGAAAAAGTATAAATTTATTTTTGATGGATGGAGAAGCAACCGGAAGGATTAAATGTACACTTGCGAACTGGACAGGAGTTGCCTATAAAATTCCAAGGACAGAACTTGAAAAATGTAAGGACAGGGAAGACCTGAAGCAAAGCGGCGTTTACTTCCTTTTTGGAATATCTGATGATTCCGGGAAGGACATGGTGTATATAGGACAGGCCGGCTCAAGAAAGAATGGAGAAGGTATTTTAAACCGCCTGCAGGAACATAAACGGAATCCCGAAAAAGATTACTGGACAGAAGCGATTGTTTTCACCACATCAAATAATTCATTTGGTCCGACGGAAATCAGCTATCTTGAGAATAGATTTTGTAATTTAGCGCTTGCCGCAAACCGGTATGAGGTTAAAAACGGTAATGATCCTACTCATGGCAATATTACAGAAGAAAAAGAATGCGAAATGGAAGAGTTTATCGACAATGCCAAGGTTGTGATGGGTACGCTTGGACATAAATTATTTGAACCTCTGAGAAAACCCGCGTCAGAACAGGAAGGAGAAATATCTGAAAAAGCGGATAGCGATGTCAGACTTCATTTAGAGCGCAATATAAAAAATGTGGGAAAAGTGGAAGCAAACGGCATGCAGACATCAGAGGGTTTTGTAGTTTTACAGGGCAGCCATATTTCACCGTCAGACGACGATACAATTCCGGCAGTTATAAAAGAACGCCGCCGGAAAGCACGTGTAGATGAATCATTTGTTTTGCAGGAAGATGTTCTTTTTAACAGTCCGTCTTACGCGGCCATGTTTGTTATCGGAAAAAGTGCAAATGGACTGACCAGCTGGAAAAATGAAGCTGGAATCACATTGAAAGCGATGGAGAGAAATGGAGATTTAGAATAG
- a CDS encoding IS1096 element passenger TnpR family protein — MKSYQIKVILKNSKPPVWRRCLIPAGITFAQLALILQKIIETQWTPNYEYEFYHSGVRVHEWMEEESHLTAYYYGYMCASDTFIDTLVEQDTWFTFRPGDRSQYRVEIEKRLPDKCSWPSVIKQKDSTEFREWSTMNDVNEKLKKYFPITYGAADYRSYEDLRRELIRWKYGFTGTENPIDRTGRQKKSSESILQEIADSIMQLHKKKKEEEKSRQPDIKEFLLGTTKKELLEIADDLGLSCYKSLNKSELSEKIRDEILKPDVMARRMMLLSDSEIQAFEQALSKENGFFPGFSEMEKLEKLYDLMYVMFYCDDYVEVPREAARVYELINTPEYQEKRRGTYWTYHCLLMTEMIYICAPVNVVCKMLEKCLKHKVGRNEFEEFFFNIPREVQRYVLKHNRIIPEEVFRDDLYLDIEKAQGKKEFYIPGAEEVWEYTENGYPVSDPYYCRLKQVLIRELEIDSDDMESLMAVIWNKISMGESLSDIMEIFDEEEMTFRTEESVKEFVSIMADVNNHTRMPINRGWTPDEMIKRMPRRLHEGQRTKIVPMSSSAAEILESEAERVKEMGLDIDLESNADEITTVSMPEGPGGKTVLGKKKIYPNDPCPCGSGKKYKKCCGRKSKP, encoded by the coding sequence ATGAAATCATATCAGATTAAAGTAATTTTAAAAAATTCCAAGCCACCAGTATGGAGACGCTGTTTGATTCCGGCCGGGATCACGTTTGCACAGCTTGCGCTGATTCTGCAGAAAATTATAGAAACGCAATGGACACCGAATTATGAATATGAGTTCTATCATTCAGGTGTCCGCGTGCACGAATGGATGGAGGAGGAGTCGCATCTTACGGCGTACTATTATGGATATATGTGTGCTTCAGATACATTTATCGATACTCTGGTGGAACAAGATACCTGGTTTACTTTTCGTCCCGGAGATAGAAGTCAGTACAGAGTTGAGATTGAAAAAAGGTTGCCGGATAAGTGTTCATGGCCGTCCGTCATAAAACAGAAAGATTCCACAGAGTTTCGGGAATGGTCAACTATGAACGATGTAAATGAAAAATTGAAAAAGTACTTTCCTATCACCTATGGAGCAGCAGATTACAGAAGCTATGAAGATCTGAGGAGGGAGCTGATCAGATGGAAATATGGGTTTACTGGTACTGAAAATCCGATTGACAGGACAGGCAGGCAGAAGAAATCGTCTGAATCTATTCTGCAGGAAATAGCAGACAGTATCATGCAGCTTCATAAGAAGAAAAAGGAAGAGGAAAAATCAAGGCAGCCAGATATCAAAGAGTTTCTTCTCGGGACAACGAAAAAGGAGCTGCTTGAAATAGCAGATGACTTGGGACTTTCATGTTATAAATCCTTAAATAAAAGCGAGCTGTCAGAGAAAATCAGAGATGAAATATTGAAACCAGATGTTATGGCAAGACGAATGATGCTACTTAGCGACTCTGAAATTCAGGCGTTTGAGCAGGCGCTTTCAAAAGAAAATGGATTTTTCCCAGGTTTTTCAGAAATGGAGAAATTAGAGAAGCTATATGATCTTATGTATGTGATGTTCTATTGTGATGATTATGTAGAAGTTCCCAGAGAAGCAGCGAGAGTATATGAGTTGATCAATACGCCGGAATATCAGGAAAAACGCCGGGGAACATATTGGACGTATCACTGTCTGTTGATGACTGAAATGATATATATATGTGCGCCTGTAAATGTTGTCTGTAAAATGCTGGAGAAATGCCTGAAACACAAAGTTGGAAGGAATGAGTTTGAAGAGTTTTTTTTCAATATACCGCGGGAAGTACAGCGTTATGTATTGAAACATAACCGTATTATTCCTGAAGAAGTTTTTAGAGATGACTTATATTTGGACATTGAAAAAGCCCAGGGTAAAAAAGAATTTTATATTCCCGGAGCCGAAGAAGTTTGGGAATATACAGAAAATGGATACCCTGTTTCAGATCCCTACTATTGCCGTCTGAAGCAAGTCTTAATCCGGGAACTGGAGATTGATTCGGATGATATGGAATCTCTTATGGCGGTGATATGGAATAAGATCAGCATGGGAGAAAGTTTGTCAGATATTATGGAAATTTTCGATGAAGAAGAAATGACATTTCGGACAGAAGAGTCTGTGAAAGAATTTGTTTCTATTATGGCGGATGTAAATAATCATACAAGAATGCCCATCAATAGAGGATGGACACCTGACGAAATGATAAAACGTATGCCAAGGCGACTGCATGAAGGACAGCGTACGAAGATTGTGCCTATGAGCAGCAGCGCCGCAGAAATTCTTGAAAGCGAAGCGGAAAGAGTAAAGGAGATGGGACTGGATATTGATCTGGAATCCAATGCAGATGAGATTACGACTGTGTCTATGCCGGAAGGACCAGGAGGAAAAACTGTACTTGGGAAGAAAAAAATATATCCCAATGATCCATGTCCATGTGGGAGCGGAAAGAAATATAAGAAATGTTGTGGAAGAAAGAGTAAGCCATGA
- a CDS encoding MerR family transcriptional regulator, translated as MKLREICETLDISRRALQGYEKAGLVSATGRNKYGHLLYDETAKLRIEKIKFYQQLGFSLKEISSLIDAPNIVVKEALEKQVEKLKNERTEKDKLIEKANQMIAALVNENNHK; from the coding sequence ATGAAACTGCGGGAAATTTGTGAAACACTGGATATATCCAGAAGAGCCCTGCAAGGGTATGAAAAGGCCGGATTGGTCTCTGCAACAGGTCGGAATAAATATGGGCATTTACTCTATGATGAAACTGCAAAATTAAGAATTGAAAAAATAAAGTTTTATCAACAGCTGGGATTTTCGCTTAAAGAGATTTCATCCCTTATTGATGCGCCCAATATCGTAGTAAAAGAAGCTCTCGAAAAGCAGGTGGAAAAACTAAAAAACGAAAGGACAGAAAAAGATAAATTAATTGAAAAAGCAAATCAAATGATCGCTGCACTGGTAAATGAAAATAATCATAAATAA
- a CDS encoding DUF4230 domain-containing protein — protein MNEKQKSNRLISYLKKEHLLGKVLAGLLILAAIVAVIIGIKKVAFSENQTTKIGFENIGELATQSSYCTQVNVTDSSKKLFGASIPFTNSKYIYSYGITIKAGYDFNEIDWNEKGNIIEVKLPEVKILSSEIDQDSFKVYHEDESVFNQVTLEENNEALTKLKEQAQTDAIESGLFENARDNAETILTSFFGNVYDLNEYEIVFKDK, from the coding sequence ATGAATGAGAAACAAAAGAGTAACAGATTGATTTCCTATCTGAAAAAAGAACATCTTTTAGGAAAAGTCTTAGCAGGATTATTGATTCTGGCGGCGATTGTGGCTGTAATTATTGGAATAAAGAAAGTTGCATTTTCAGAAAATCAGACTACGAAAATCGGTTTTGAAAATATTGGGGAACTGGCAACACAATCCTCTTACTGTACACAAGTGAATGTTACAGATTCTTCAAAGAAACTCTTTGGTGCCAGCATTCCATTTACAAATAGTAAATACATATACAGTTATGGGATTACTATTAAAGCCGGATATGACTTTAACGAGATAGACTGGAACGAGAAGGGGAATATTATTGAAGTTAAGCTGCCGGAGGTAAAAATATTAAGTTCCGAAATTGATCAGGATTCCTTCAAAGTATATCATGAAGATGAGAGTGTATTTAATCAGGTTACTTTGGAAGAGAATAACGAGGCGCTTACTAAACTGAAGGAGCAGGCACAGACGGATGCTATAGAAAGCGGTTTGTTTGAAAACGCCCGTGATAATGCGGAAACAATACTTACAAGTTTTTTTGGAAATGTATATGACTTGAATGAGTATGAAATTGTTTTTAAAGATAAATAG
- the spoIIID gene encoding sporulation transcriptional regulator SpoIIID gives MKEYIEERAVEIACYIIEHKATVRQAAGKFGVSKSTIHKDVTERLIQINPSLAMQARKVLDMNKSERHIRGGLATREKYKGKHLHC, from the coding sequence ATGAAAGAATATATTGAAGAAAGGGCGGTAGAAATCGCATGTTATATCATTGAACATAAGGCGACCGTGCGCCAGGCAGCCGGGAAATTCGGAGTTAGTAAATCAACTATACATAAAGACGTAACAGAGCGTCTGATCCAAATCAATCCATCTCTGGCAATGCAGGCCCGCAAGGTGCTGGACATGAATAAATCCGAACGCCATATACGGGGAGGACTTGCTACCCGGGAAAAATATAAGGGAAAACATTTGCATTGTTGA
- a CDS encoding Hpt domain-containing protein, which yields MDAKEKEILMDAGIDVDGGIERCMGNEALYKKLIKRIWQDTNYQEVLSGMEAGSMDQVLKAAHTLKGISGNLGFTRLYEITEEIVKQIREEHYEEIGDKIAELTENYEKVMSALDKTGNH from the coding sequence ATGGATGCAAAAGAAAAAGAGATACTGATGGATGCCGGAATCGATGTAGACGGCGGAATAGAGCGCTGTATGGGGAATGAGGCGCTGTATAAGAAGCTTATAAAACGCATCTGGCAGGATACCAATTATCAGGAGGTTCTGTCAGGAATGGAAGCAGGCAGCATGGATCAGGTGCTGAAGGCAGCGCATACTTTAAAAGGAATCAGCGGAAATTTAGGATTTACCCGGTTATATGAAATAACAGAAGAGATCGTAAAGCAGATCCGGGAAGAACATTATGAGGAAATAGGAGATAAAATAGCGGAGCTGACAGAAAACTATGAGAAAGTAATGTCCGCTCTTGATAAGACAGGCAACCATTAA